One window of the Mytilus galloprovincialis chromosome 14, xbMytGall1.hap1.1, whole genome shotgun sequence genome contains the following:
- the LOC143059857 gene encoding tereporin-Ca1-like has product MRVALLLCCLTGLFARVTGLIDWAAAIAAAGSAASAVTSGASVLNGLLGGSGYSVVCTVEVENWTKYPLIYPESYINGGIIQAPPVVVRPGQREQFVAHKTGNTATGTYGTASWLISSTGKRAVVMWSCPYSFDLHSNELGVGITDKGVTQHKDWFQQMESGTSGSGLNLRRGEYYQHTKTISIKDSQFEVTGIMGTSHKAKARIIVRPFELNDLADSLKKQVEKVPIVG; this is encoded by the exons ATGAGAGTTGCCCTTCTGTTATGTTGTCTTACTG GGCTATTTGCAAGAGTTACTGGTTTGATAGACTGGGCAGCTGCTATAGCGGCGGCTGGATCGGCTGCTAGTGCTGTTACTTCTGGTGCAAGTGTACTTAATGGCCTTTTAGGTGGTTCTGGTTATAGTGTTGTCTGTACGGTGGAGGTAGAAAACTGGACCAAATACCCTTTGATTTACCCCGAATCATACATCAATGGTGGCATTATTCAAGCTCCACCGGTGGTAGTTAGACCAGGACAAAGGGAACAGTTC GTAGCACACAAAACCGGAAATACTGCAACCGGTACATACGGAACTGCATCCTGGTTGATATCGTCTACTGGTAAAAGAGCAGTCGTCATGTGGAGTTGTCCCTACAGTTTTGATTTACACAGCAATGAACTAGGCGTTGGGATAACAGACAAAGGAGTAACGCAACATAAAGACTGGTTCCAACAAATGGAGTCTGGAACAAGCGGTTCTGGTTTAAATCTCCGACGTGGAGAATATTACCAACATACTAAAACAATATCTATAAAGGACAGCCAATTTGAAGTCACTGGAATTATGGGGACCAGTCATAAAGCTAAAGCTCGTATCATCGTCCGACCTTTTGAGTTAAATGATCTGGCAGACTCATTGAAAAAGCAGGTTGAGAAAGTACCTATTGTCGGGTAA